In one Cervus canadensis isolate Bull #8, Minnesota chromosome 22, ASM1932006v1, whole genome shotgun sequence genomic region, the following are encoded:
- the COL7A1 gene encoding collagen alpha-1(VII) chain: protein MRLRLLVAALCAGILAGAPRVWAQARERVSCTRLYAADIVFLLDGSSSIGRSNFREVRGFLEGLVLPFSGAAGAQGVRFAAVQYSDDPRTEFDLDALGSGGDVIRAIRELSYKGGNTRTGAAILHVADRVFLPQLARPGVPKVCILITDGKSQDMVDTAAQRLKGQGVKLFAVGIKNADPEELKRIASQPTSDFFFFVNDFSILRTLLPLVSRRVCTTAGGVPVTLPPDDSTSGPRDLLLSEPGSQSLRVQWTAASGPVTGYKVQYAPLTGLGQPLPSERREVSVPAGETSVRLQGLRPLTEYQVTVVALYANSIGEAVSGTARTTALEGPEVTIQNTTAHSLLVAWRGLPGATGYRVTWRVVRGGATQQQELGPGQGSVLLRDLQPGTDYEVTVSALLGRSVGPATSLTARTDTSVEQTLRPLILGPTSILLSWDLVPEARGYRLEWRRESGLEVPQKVLLPSDVTRYQLDGLQPGTEYRLTLYTLLEGREVATPATVVPTELPVGPVTDLQATELPGQRVRVSWTPVPSATEYRITVRSTQGVERSLVLPGSQTAFDLDDVRAGLSYTVRVSARVGSREGAASVLTVRREPEAPLAIPGLRVVASDATRVRVAWGPVPGASGFRISWRTDNGLESSQTVPSDSTATDIVGLRPGTSYQVAVSALRGREEGPPAVIVARTDPLGPVRSVRVTRVSSSSVTITWNRVPGAAGYRVSWRSGRGPEKSQLVSGEATVAELDGLEPDTEYTVRVWARVAGVDGTPASVVVRTDPQPVGSVSKLQILNASSDVLRVTWVGVTGATAYRLAWGRSEGGPTRQQILPGNTDSAEIRGLEGGVSYSVRVTALVGDREGAPVSIVVTTPPEAPPALETLRVVQRGEHSLRLQWQPVPGARGFRLRWRPEGGQEQSRVLGPEVSSYDLDGLEPATHYRIWLSVLGTAGEGPPSEVTAYTESPRVPSTQLRVVDTSVDSVTLAWTPVSGVSSYILSWRPLRGPGQELPGASQTLPGTSNSQRVTGLELGTSYLFSLTPVRDGVRGPETSITQSPACPRGLMDVAFLVHATRDNAHRSEAVKRALEHLVSALGPLGPQAVQVGLLSYSHRPSPLLSLNSSHDLGIILQKIRDIPYTDPSGNNLGTAVVTAHRYLLAPDAPGRRRHVPGVMVLLVDEPLRGDIFNSIREAQAAGLKVMMLGLAGADPEQLRRLVPGMDPSQSFFAVDDGPSLERAVSSLAAALCQTALTTQPQPEPCSVYCPKGQKGEPGQMGLKGQTGPPGPPGLPGRIGVPGPQGPPGSASAKGERGFPGADGPPGSPGRPGTPGAPGPKGSPGWAGPRGEPGERGPRGPKGEPGEPGQVIGGEGPGLPGQKGDPGPPGPPGSRGPLGDPGPRGPPGFPGTAVKGEKGDRGERGPPGPGDGTAALGEPGLPGLPGSPGPQGSDGPPGEKGEKGDCEDGAPGLPGQPGIPGERGLRGLPGDAGPKGDRGLTGAAGEAGEKGERGSPGPVGPQGLPGAAGRPGPEGPEGPPGPAGRRGEKGEPGRPGDPAVGPGGAGAKGEKGDMGPPGPKGATGFKGEQGSPGLALPGDPGPKGDPGGRGPIGLTGRAGPPGDSGLPGEKGDPGRPGSPGPIGPRGRDGEVGEKGDEGPPGDPGLPGKAGERGLRGAPGARGPVGEKGDQGDPGEDGRNGSPGPSGPKGDRGEPGPPGAPGRLVDAGLGAGEKGEPGDRGQEGPRGPKGDPGPPGASGERGVSGLRGPPGPQGDPGVRGPAGEKGDRGPPGLDGRNGLDGKPGASGPPGPHGAMGKAGDPGRDGLPGLRGEQGPPGPAGPPGAPGKPGEDGKPGLNGKNGEPGDPGEDGRKGEKGDSGAPGREGRDGPKGERGAPGTPGLQGPPGLPGQVGPPGQGFPGVPGSSGPKGDRGETGPRGEQGLPGERGLRGEPGSLVNAERLLENIGIKTSALREIVETWEESSGGFLPTPERRRGPKGDPGERGPPGKEGPIGFSGERGPKGDRGDPGPQGPPGLALGERGLPGPPGLAGEPGKPGIPGLPGPAGSVGEAGRPGERGERGEKGERGEQGRDGLPGLPGPPGPPGPKVAVDEPGSGLSREQGPPGFKGAKGDPGSDGDRGPKGDRGEPGSKGDRGEPGQRGQNGIPGLPGERGVAGPEGKPGLQGPRGTPGPAGGHGDPGAPGAPGLAGPAGPQGPSGLKGEPGETGPPGRGPPGPTGAVGLPGPPGPSGLVGPQGAPGLPGQVGETGKPGAPGRDGATGKDGDRGAPGVPGSPGLPGPVGPKGEPGPMGTPGQAVVGPPGAKGEKGAPGGLAGDLVGEPGAKGDRGLPGLRGEKGEAGRAGEPGDPGEDGQKGAPGLKGHKGDPGVGVQGPPGPAGPPGLKGDSGPPGPPGPPGIVGFPGQTGPRGELGQPGPSGERGLAGAPGREGAPGPLGPPGPPGSVGAPGAPGLKGDKGDAGAGLPGARGERGEPGVRGEDGRPGLEGPRGLAGPPGSRGERGEKGDIGASGLKGDKGDSAVILGPPGPRGAKGDSGERGPRGIDGDKGPRGDSGEPGEKGTKGEPGDKGSAGLLGARGLTGPKGEPGAAGIPGEPGSPGKDGIPGVRGDKGDVGFMGPRGLKGERGIKGACGLDGEKGDKGEAGLPGRPGLAGRKGELGEPGVPGQAGAPGKEGLIGPKGDRGFDGQPGPKGDQGEKGERGPPGVGGFPGPRGSDGSSGPPGPPGSIGPKGPEGLQGQKGERGPPGESVVGAPGAPGTPGERGEQGRPGPTGPRGEKGEAALTEDDIRGLVRQEMSQHCACQGQYIASGSRPLPSYAADTAGPQLHPVPVLRVSHAEEDGQVPPEDDEYEYSEYSVEEYQDPAAPWDDNDPCSLPLDEGSCSAYTLRWYHRAGAGGTKACHPFVYGGCGGNANRFGTREACEHRCLPQAAHSQGTGAARS from the exons ATGAGGCTGCGGCTCCTGGTGGCTGCGCTCTGCGCCGGGATCCTGGCAGGGGCGCCCCGAGTGTGGGCCCAGGCCAGGGAGAGAG TGAGCTGCACGCGCCTCTACGCCGCTGACATCGTATTCCTACTTGATGGCTCCTCGTCCATCGGCCGAAGCAACTTCCGCGAAGTGCGGGGTTTCCTTGAGGGGCTGGTGCTGCCCTTCTCCGGGGCAGCGGGGGCTCAGGGTGTACGCTTCGCCGCCGTGCAGTACAGCGACGACCCACG GACAGAATTTGACCTGGATGCGCTTGGCTCAGGAGGAGATGTGATCCGTGCCATCCGAGAGCTCAGCTACAAGGGGGGCAACACACGCACAGGGGCCGCGATCCTCCACGTGGCTGACCGTGTCTTCCTGCCCCAGCTGGCCCGACCCGGTGTCCCCAAG gtcTGTATCCTCATCACAGATGGGAAGTCCCAGGACATGGTGGACACAGCTGCCCAGAGGTTGAAGGGGCAGGGAGTCAAGCTGTTCGCTGTGG GCATCAAGAATGCAGACCCCGAGGAGCTGAAGCGAATCGCCTCACAGCCGACCAGCGATTTCTTCTTCTTCGTCAATGACTTCAGCATCTTGAGGACGCTCCTGCCTCTGGTTTCCCGGAGGGTGTGCACAACTGCGGGTGGTGTGCCCGTGACCCTGCCCC CCGATGACTCGACCTCTGGTCCACGAGACCTGCTGCTGTCTGAGCCAGGCAGTCAGTCCTTGAGAGTCCAGTGGACAGCGGCCAGCGGCCCTGTGACTGGCTACAAGGTCCAGTACGCCCCCCTGACAGGGCTGGGACAGCCACTGCCGAGCGAGCGGCGGGAG GTGAGCGTCCCAGCTGGTGAGACCAGTGTGCGGCTGCAGGGTCTCCGGCCACTGACTGAGTACCAAGTGACGGTTGTCGCCCTCTACGCCAACAGCATTGGGGAGGCCGTGAGCGGGACCGCTAGGACCA CTGCTCTGGAGGGGCCGGAAGTGACCATCCAGAACACCACAGCCCACAGCCTCCTGGTGGCCTGGAGGGGTCTGCCAGGTGCCACTGGCTACCGGGTGACGTGGCGGGTCGTCAGGG GTGGGGCCACGCAGCAGCAGGAgctgggccctgggcaggggTCAGTGTTGCTGCGGGACCTGCAGCCTGGCACCGACTATGAGGTGACCGTGAGCGCCCTGCTTGGCCGGAGCGTGGGGCCGGCCACCTCCCTGACTGCCCGCACTG ACACGTCCGTCGAGCAGACCCTGCGTCCTCTCATCCTGGGCCCCACGTCCATCCTCCTCTCCTGGGATCTGGTGCCTGAGGCCCGTGGCTACCGGCTGGAGTGGCGGCGTGAGAGTG GCCTCGAGGTGCCACAGAAGGTGCTGCTGCCCTCTGACGTGACCCGCTACCAGTTGGATGGGCTGCAGCCGGGCACCGAGTACCGCCTCACGCTCTACACGCTGCTAGAGGGCCGCGAGGTGGCCACCCCGGCAACTGTGGTCCCCACCG AGCTGCCCGTGGGCCCTGTCACAGACCTCCAGGCCACCGAGCTGCCTGGGCAGCGCGTGCGAGTGTCCTGGACCCCAGTTCCCAGCGCCACCGAGTATCGCATCACCGTGCGCAGCACCCAGG GGGTTGAGCGGAGCCTGGTGCTTCCTGGGAGTCAGACGGCCTTTGACTTGGATGACGTCCGGGCTGGGCTCAGCTACACGGTGCGGGTGTCAGCGCGAGTAGGCAGCCGGGAGGGCGCTGCCAGCGTCCTCACTGTCCGCCGGG AGCCAGAAGCCCCACTGGCCATCCCAGGGCTGCGGGTTGTGGCATCGGACGCAACGCGAGTGAGGGTGGCCTGGGGACCGGTTCCCGGAGCCAGCGGATTTCGGATTAGCTGGAGGACGGATAATG GTCTGGAGTCCAGCCAGACAGTCCCCTCAGACTCTACCGCCACCGACATCGTGGGGCTGAGGCCTGGGACCTCCTACCAGGTGGCTGTGTCGGCGCTGCGAGGAAGAGAGGAGGGCCCTCCCGCAGTCATCGTGGCTCGAACTG ATCCCCTGGGCCCAGTGAGATCGGTCCGTGTGACTCGAGTCAGCAGCTCATCTGTCACCATCACCTGGAACAGGGTTCCTGGTGCCGCAGGGTACAGGGTCTCCTGGCGCTCAGGCCGAG GCCCAGAGAAATCCCAGTTGGTTTCTGGGGAGGCCACGGTGGCCGAGCTGGATGGACTGGAGCCAGATACTGAGTACACCGTGCGTGTGTGGGCCCGTGTGGCTGGTGTGGACGGGACGCCTGCCTCTGTGGTTGTGAGAACTG ACCCTCAGCCCGTGGGCAGTGTGTCGAAGCTGCAGATCCTTAATGCTTCCAGTGACGTTCTGCGGGTCACCTGGGTGGGGGTCACTGGAGCCACAGCCTACAGACTGGCCTGGGGCCGGAGCGAGG GTGGCCCCACAAGACAGCAGATTCTCCCAGGAAACACGGACTCCGCAGAAATACGGGGCCTCGAAGGCGGAGTCAGTTATTCAGTGAGAGTGACCGCCCTCGTAGGGGACCGCGAGGGCGCGCCGGTCTCCATAGTCGTCACCACCC CTCCTGAGGCTCCTCCAGCACTGGAGACACTTCGTGTGGTGCAGCGAGGGGAGCACTCGCTGAGGCTGCAGTGGCAGCCGGTGCCTGGGGCACGCGGCTTCCGTCTGCGTTGGCGACCTGAGG GTGGCCAGGAACAGTCCCGAGTCCTGGGGCCTGAAGTCAGCAGCTATGACCTGGATGGGCTGGAGCCAGCAACCCACTACCGCATATGGCTGAGTGTCTTGGGGACAGCTGGAGAAGGGCCCCCCTCGGAAGTGACTGCATACACTG AGTCACCTCGTGTCCCAAGCACTCAGCTGCGTGTGGTGGACACATCAGTCGACTCAGTGACTCTGGCCTGGACCCCAGTGTCTGGGGTATCCAGCTACATCCTATCCTGGCGGCCTCTCAGAGGCCCTGGCCAAG AACTGCCTGGGGCCTCACAGACACTTCCGGGGACCTCAAATTCCCAGCGGGTGACAGGCCTAGAGCTGGGCACCTCCTACCTCTTCTCCCTAACTCCTGTCCGGGATGGTGTACGGGGTCCTGAGACCTCCATCACACAGAGCCCAG CGTGTCCCCGTGGCCTGATGGATGTGGCGTTCCTGGTGCATGCCACTCGAGACAATGCTCATCGCTCGGAGGCTGTGAAGCGAGCCCTGGAGCACCTGGTGTCTGCACTCGGGCCTCTCGGGCCACAGGCCGTCCAG GTCGGCCTCTTGTCCTACAGTCACCGGCCCTCCCCACTGTTGTCGCTGAACAGCTCCCATGACCTTGGCATCATCCTGCAGAAGATCCGTGACATCCCCTACACGGACCCAAGTGGGAACAACCTGG GCACAGCCGTGGTTACAGCCCACAGATACCTGCTGGCACCAGATGCACCTGGACGCCGCCGGCATGTGCCAGGGGTGATGGTTCTCCTGGTGGATGAGCCCTTGAGAGGTGACATCTTCAACTCTATCCGTGAGGCCCAAGCTGCTG GGCTCAAAGTGATGATGCTGGGGCTGGCGGGAGCTGACCCAGAGCAGCTGCGTCGCTTGGTGCCTGGCATGGACCCTTCCCAATCCTTCTTTGCTGTGGATGATGGGCCGAGCTTGGAGCGGGCCGTCAGTAGTCTGGCAGCAGCCCTGTGTCAGACAGCCTTGACCACGCAG CCACAGCCAGAACCTTGCTCAGTGTATTGTCCAAAG GGCCAGAAGGGGGAACCCGGACAGATG GGCCTGAAAGGACAAACCGGGCCTCCTGGCCCCCCCGGCCTCCCG GGCAGGATTGGTGTTCCTGGCCCCCAAGGACCTCCTGGAAGTGCCTCTGCGAAGGGCGAGAGG ggcttccctggggcagaTGGGCCTCCCGGCAGCCCTGGCCGCCCTGGGACTCCTGGAGCCCCTGGTCCGAAG GGCTCCCCAGGGTGGGCCGGCCCTCGTGGAGAACCA GGAGAGCGAGGACCTCGAGGGCCAAAGGGGGAGCCG GGAGAGCCTGGACAAGTCATTGGAGGCGAGGGCCCAGGGCTTCCTGGGCAGAAAGGGGACCCTGGACCTCCA GGTCCCCCTGGATCTCGTGGGCCATTGGGAGACCCAGGACCCCGGGGTCCCCCAGGATTTCCTGGAACAGCTGTGAAG GGTGAGAAAGGCGATCGTGGGGAGCGG GGCCCCCCTGGACCAGGTGACGGCACTGCTGCTCTGGGCGAGCCTGGGCTGCCG GGTCTTCCTGGAAGCCCCGGACCCCAAGGCTCAGATGGCCCCcctggagagaaaggagaaaag GGTGACTGTGAAGATGGAGCCCCGGGCCTCCCAGGACAACCTGGGATCCCGGGTGAGCGG GGCCTTCGGGGACTTCCTGGAGATGCTGGCCCCAAA GGCGACCGAGGACTAACAGGGGCCGCCGGTGAGGCTGGAGAGAAG GGCGAACGTGGATCGCCTGGCCCAGTGGGACCACAG GGGCTGCCAGGAGCTGCTGGACGACCTGGACCCGAGGGGCCTGAA GGGCCACCAGGACCGGCCGGCCGCCGAGGAGAGAAG GGGGAGCCTGGTCGGCCTGGAGACCCCGCAGTG GGACCTGGGGGTGCTGGAGCCAAAGGAGAGAAG GGAGATATGGGGCCCCCTGGGCCCAAAGGAGCTACCGGATTCAAAGGGGAACAG GGCTCACCGGGCTTGGCTCTTCCTGGAGACCCTGGCCCCAAAGGAGACCCTGGAGGCCGA GGTCCCATCGGCCTCACTGGCAGAGCAGGACCCCCG GGTGACTCAGGACTCCCTGGAGAGAAGGGAGACCCTGGGCGGCCTGGTTCCCCAGGACCCATCGGCCCCCGAGGACGAGAC GGTGAAGTTGGAGAGAAGGGCGACGAGGGTCCCCCG GGTGACCCAGGTTTGCCTGGAAAAGCTGGCGAGCGTGGCCTTCGG GGGGCTCCTGGAGCTCGGGGGCCTGTGGGTGAGAAGGGAGACCAGGGAGATCCTGGAGAGGATGGACGAAAT GGGAGCCCTGGACCGTCTGGACCCAAGGGTGACCGTGGGGAGCCA GGTCCCCCAGGAGCCCCTGGACGGCTG GTGGACGCGGGACTTGGAGCCGGAGAGAAG GGAGAGCCTGGGGATCGAGGACAGGAGGGTCCACGAGGACCCAAGGGCGACCCTGGCCCCCCCGGAGCTTCTGGGGAGAGG GGCGTCAGTGGACTTCGGGGGCCTCCAGGCCCACAG GGGGACCCAGGTGTTCGAGGCCCAGCAGGAGAAAAG GGCGACCGGGGCCCGCCTGGCCTGGATGGCCGCAATGGGCTGGATGGGAAACCAGGAGCCTCTGGTCCCCCTGGGCCGCAT GGTGCCATGGGCAAGGCCGGAGACCCAGGGAGAGAT GGACTTCCGGGCCTTCGAGGAGAACAGGGGCCCCCTGGCCCTGCTGGTCCCCCCGGAGCACCG GGAAAGCCAGGAGAGGATGGCAAGCCTGGCCTGAATGGGAAAAAC GGAGAACCTGGGGACCCTGGAGAAGATGGAAGGAAG GGAGAGAAGGGAGATTCGGGCGCCCCTGGGAGAGAA GGTCGTGACGGCCCCAAGGGTGAGCGTGGAGCTCCTGGTACccctgggctccagggccccCCGGGCCTCCCGGGGCAGGTCGGTCCTCCCGGGCAG GGCTTTCCTGGCGTCCCGGGGAGTTCAGGCCCCAAG GGTGACCGTGGGGAGACTGGACCCAGAGGGGAGCAG GGCCTCCCAGGAGAGCGTGGCCTGAGAGGAGAGCCTGGGAGCCTGGTG AATGCAGAGCGGTTGCTGGAAAATATTGGCATCAAG ACATCTGCCCTGCGGGAGATTGTGGAGACCTGGGAAGAGAGCTCTGGCGGCTTCCTGCCCACGCCTGAACGGCGTCGCGGCCCCAAGGGGGACCCGGGCGAGCGGGGCCCCCCAGGCAAGGAG GGCCCCATCGGCTTTTCTGGAGAACGTGGACCAAAGGGAGATCGCGGAGACCCTGGCCCTCAGGGGCCACCTGGCCTGGCCCTGGGGGAGAGGGGCCTTCCTGGACCTCCCGGCCTTGCTGGGgagcctgggaagcctggtatcCCTGGGCTCCCCGGCCCGGCTGGGAGTGTGGGGGAAGCTGGAAGACCTGGAGAGAGG GGAGAacggggagagaaaggagaacgTGGAGAACAG GGCAGAGATGGCCTTCCTGGCCTCCCTGGACCCCCCGGACCCCCAGGCCCCAAG GTGGCCGTGGACGAGCCAGGTTCTGGGCTCTCTAGAGAACAAGGACCCCCTGGATTCAAGGGCGCTAAG GGGGATCCAGGCAGTGATGGTGACCGAGGCCCCAAAGGAGACAGG GGTGAGCCGGGCAGCAAGGGCGACCGGGGAGAGCCCGGACAGAGGGGTCAGAACGGCATCCCG GGTCTGCCAGGAGAGCGTGGCGTGGCTGGGCCGGAGGGGAAGCCG GGTCTGCAAGGTCCACGGGGGACCCCTGGCCCAGCA GGCGGCCACGGAGACCCTGGAGCACCTGGGGCCCCG gGTCTTGCTGGCCCTGCGGGACCCCAGGGACCTTCTGGCCTGAAG GGGGAGCCCGGAGAGACAGGACCACCAGGACGG GGCCCGCCTGGACCTACTGGAGCCGTGGGACTTCCCGGGCCCCCTGGCCCTTCAGGCCTGGTG GGTCCTCAAGGGGCACCGGGTTTGCCTGGACAAGTG GGGGAGACGGGGAAGCCGGGAGCGCCGGGTCGTGATGGTGCCACTGGGAAAGACGGAGACAGAGGAGCCCCCGGCGTGCCG GGGTCACCAGGCCTGCCGGGCCCTGTCGGACCTAAAGGAGAGCCGGGACCCATGGGGACCCCTGGACAG GCTGTGGTCGGGCCCCCTGGAGCAAAGGGAGAGAAG GGCGCCCCTGGAGGCCTTGCTGGAGACCTGGTGGGAGAGCCG GGAGCCAAAGGTGACCGAGGACTGCCAGGGCTGCGGGGCGAGAAG GGTGAAGCCGGCCGTGCGGGGGAGCCTGGAGACCCGGGTGAAGAT GGTCAGAAGGGGGCTCCGGGACTCAAAGGTCACAAG GGTGACCCAGGAGTTGGGGTCCAGGGGCCCCCTGGGCCAGCTGGTCCTCCAGGTCTAAAG GGAGACTCAGGCCCCCCTGGACCCCCCGGACCTCCTGGCATTGTGGGGTTCCCCGGTCAGACGGGCCCTCGAGGAGAGCTGGGTCAGCCGGGCCCCAGTGGAGAGCGG GGTCTGGCAGGCgccccagggagagagggagccCCAGGTCCCTTGGGGCCGCCTGGACCACCCGGGTCAGTG GGAGCACCTGGGGCCCCTGGACTCAAAGGAGATAAG GGGGACGCTGGAGCAGGACTGCCTGGGGCCCGAGGCGAGCGTGGGGAGCCCGGTGTCCGG GGTGAAGATGGCCGCCCGGGCCTGGAGGGACCCCGAGGACTCGCG GGCCCCCCAGGCAGCCGAGGGGAACGtggggagaag GGTGACATTGGTGCCTCAGGGCTGAAGGGTGACAAG GGCGACTCAGCTGTGATTTTGGGGCCTCCAGGGCCACGGGGTGCCAAGGGGGACTCG GGTGAACGAGGGCCTCGGGGCATAGATGGTGACAAAGGACCTCGGGGAGACAGCGGGGAACCTGGAGAGAAG GGCACCAAGGGAGAGCCTGGTGACAAGGGCTCAGCCGGGCTGCTGGGAGCGCGTGGACTCACGGGACCCAAG GGCGAGCCTGGTGCCGCAGGGATCCCTGGCGAGCCG GGATCCCCAGGAAAAGACGGAATCCCTGGCGTCcgaggagacaaaggagatgttGGCTTCATGGGTCCCCGGGGCCTCAAG ggcGAACGGGGGATTAAGGGAGCCTGTGGCCTTGATGGAGAGAAGGGAGATAAG GGGGAAGCTGGTCTCCCGGGCCGCCCAGGGCTAGCAGGACGCAAAGGAGAGCTG ggggagCCCGGTGTCCCAGGCCAGGCAGGGGCCCCTGGGAAGGAGGGCCTGATTGGTCCCAAG GGTGACCGAGGTTTTGACGGGCAGCCAGGACCCAAGGGTGACCAGGGCGAGAAAGGGGAGCGG GGACCCCCAGgagtggggggcttcccaggtcccAGGGGCAGTGATGGCTCTAGCGGTCCTCCCGGGCCACCTGGCAGCATTGGTCCCAAAGGCCCTGAAGGACTTCAGGGTCAGAAG GGTGAGCGAGGTCCCCCTGGAGAGAGCGTGGTGGGTGCCCCCGGGGCCCCTGGAACTCCTGGAGAGAGAGGGGAGCAG GGGCGGCCAGGCCCCACAGGGCCCCGCGGTGAGAAGGGAGAAGCTGCGCTGACA GAGGATGACATTCGGGGCCTTGTGCGTCAGGAGATGAGTCAGCATTGCG CCTGTCAGGGCCAGTATATCGCATCTGGATCAC GACCCCTCCCTAGTTACGCAGCAGACACCGCTGGCCCGCAGCTCCACCCGGTGCCCGTGCTCCGCGTGTCCCACGCCGAGGAGGACG GCCAGGTGCCCCCCGAGGACGACGAGTATGAA